From the genome of Marixanthomonas ophiurae, one region includes:
- a CDS encoding M13 family metallopeptidase, with the protein MKTNMLKSVVAVAVLTLAVSACDNKDKKMAQNEEEERGIILSNMDTTVNPKNDFYNYVNGTWMKNTEIPDDQVRWGGFGVLRKKTAHDMLGILETAKESDKYADDTDQAKALMIFETKLDTVARDEAGIKPLQPALDKIASISSVKDFQKVITEDATMVSQPFFGIAAYSNPSNSAMNAAYLTPGGLGLPDRDYYTNTDAKSIEIRKEYVNHITRMLQFLGDTEEEARKQAETILAFETKLAEPRLDKVASRDFRNFNNPRSVAEVQKMVPTIQWEQAIKDLGVTKAVDTLIVMQPKYMDVVEKTLANDDVDTWKTVLRWSTLNDSAGMLTTEIDKTNWNFYSKYLNGSKKQKPADERALSTVNGTVGEAVGKLYVDEMFPPEAKEKAENMIKNIIVAFEDRINNLEWMSDSTKTKAIEKLDKFTVKIAYPDKWKDYSTLEVKSGNSYYDNMIAVGKWNLKDNLEKINEPVDRTEWGMSPQTVNAYFNPFNNEIVFPAAILQPPFYDYKADEAVNYGGIGAVIGHEISHAFDDSGSRFDASGNLVNWWTDTDLENFTKRGNQLAEQYSNIEVLDSVFINGKFTLGENIGDLGGVLAAYDGLQRFYEKNGRPEKIDGFTPEQRFFMSWATVWRTKQRDESLSEQVKTDPHSPGRYRATQPLQNVDSFYEAFDIKEGDSMWLAPEDRVRIW; encoded by the coding sequence ATGAAAACAAATATGTTAAAATCTGTTGTTGCTGTTGCAGTCCTTACTTTAGCAGTAAGTGCTTGTGATAACAAGGACAAAAAAATGGCTCAAAACGAAGAAGAAGAGCGCGGGATTATCCTTTCAAATATGGATACCACTGTAAATCCTAAAAATGACTTTTACAATTATGTAAATGGTACGTGGATGAAAAACACTGAAATTCCAGACGATCAAGTACGTTGGGGTGGCTTTGGTGTGTTAAGAAAAAAGACTGCTCATGATATGTTGGGCATTCTTGAAACAGCAAAAGAAAGTGACAAATATGCCGATGATACAGATCAGGCTAAAGCATTAATGATTTTTGAAACGAAGTTGGATACTGTAGCGCGAGACGAAGCTGGAATTAAACCTTTACAACCGGCATTGGATAAAATTGCAAGTATTTCTTCGGTAAAAGATTTTCAAAAAGTTATTACAGAAGATGCAACAATGGTGAGCCAACCGTTTTTTGGCATTGCGGCATATTCAAACCCAAGTAATAGTGCTATGAATGCGGCTTATCTTACTCCAGGTGGATTAGGATTGCCAGATCGTGATTATTACACCAATACGGACGCCAAATCTATTGAAATACGAAAGGAGTATGTAAACCATATTACGCGTATGCTTCAATTTTTAGGAGATACTGAAGAAGAAGCACGTAAGCAAGCTGAAACCATTTTAGCTTTTGAAACAAAATTGGCAGAACCAAGATTAGATAAAGTAGCAAGTCGTGATTTTAGAAACTTTAATAACCCACGATCTGTGGCAGAAGTACAGAAGATGGTGCCGACTATCCAGTGGGAGCAAGCGATAAAAGACTTGGGTGTAACCAAAGCGGTCGATACGTTAATCGTGATGCAGCCTAAGTATATGGATGTTGTTGAAAAAACACTTGCAAATGACGATGTAGATACTTGGAAAACAGTACTACGTTGGTCAACCTTAAATGATTCTGCAGGAATGCTAACTACCGAAATTGACAAAACAAACTGGAATTTTTACAGCAAATACCTTAACGGAAGTAAAAAACAAAAACCAGCAGACGAAAGAGCTTTAAGTACTGTAAACGGAACGGTTGGTGAAGCTGTCGGTAAATTGTATGTGGACGAAATGTTTCCTCCAGAAGCTAAAGAAAAAGCTGAAAATATGATAAAAAATATCATCGTAGCTTTTGAAGACCGCATCAACAATTTAGAGTGGATGAGTGATAGTACCAAAACAAAAGCCATTGAAAAATTGGATAAATTCACTGTTAAAATCGCATATCCAGACAAGTGGAAAGATTATTCAACCTTGGAAGTAAAATCAGGAAACAGTTATTACGATAATATGATCGCTGTTGGTAAATGGAACCTGAAAGACAACTTAGAAAAAATTAATGAACCTGTAGACCGTACCGAATGGGGTATGTCGCCACAAACAGTGAATGCATACTTTAATCCGTTTAACAACGAGATTGTGTTCCCAGCAGCAATTTTACAACCACCTTTTTACGATTATAAAGCTGATGAAGCTGTAAATTACGGTGGAATTGGAGCTGTTATTGGTCACGAAATTTCTCACGCTTTTGATGATAGTGGATCACGTTTTGATGCCAGCGGAAACCTAGTAAACTGGTGGACCGATACCGATCTTGAAAACTTTACTAAAAGAGGAAACCAATTGGCTGAACAATATAGCAATATTGAAGTATTAGACAGTGTGTTTATCAATGGTAAATTTACTTTGGGTGAAAATATTGGTGACTTAGGTGGTGTATTAGCTGCTTATGATGGTTTACAACGTTTTTACGAAAAGAACGGACGTCCAGAAAAAATTGATGGGTTTACTCCAGAGCAACGATTCTTTATGAGTTGGGCAACTGTTTGGCGTACTAAGCAACGTGACGAGTCATTGAGCGAGCAGGTGAAAACCGATCCACACTCGCCAGGTCGTTACCGTGCAACACAGCCTTTACAAAATGTAGATTCTTTTTATGAAGCATTTGACATTAAAGAAGGAGATTCTATGTGGTTAGCACCAGAAGATCGCGTTCGAATTTGGTAA
- a CDS encoding arsenate reductase family protein produces the protein MKKVYYLSSCDTCKRIMKEIEIPQSFQKQDIKTQGITENELEELYNLAGTYEALFSKRAQLYKKRNLKDEQLLEEDFKNLLLEHYTFLKRPVIVNNDEIFIGNSKKTVEAAKNSIHNNT, from the coding sequence ATGAAAAAAGTATATTATTTGAGCAGTTGCGATACATGCAAGCGTATTATGAAGGAAATTGAAATTCCTCAATCGTTTCAAAAACAAGACATAAAAACCCAAGGCATCACTGAAAATGAACTGGAAGAGCTTTATAATTTAGCAGGCACTTATGAAGCATTGTTTAGTAAACGCGCTCAATTATACAAAAAGCGTAACTTAAAAGATGAACAGTTGCTCGAAGAAGATTTTAAAAATCTGTTATTGGAACACTACACTTTTTTAAAGCGGCCTGTTATCGTGAATAATGACGAGATTTTTATCGGTAATAGTAAAAAAACGGTTGAAGCCGCTAAAAATTCAATCCATAACAATACATGA
- a CDS encoding DMT family transporter, translated as MNSRVLALLAATAASAIYGVNHTIAKDLMPTIIEPYGFIVLRVGGAAVLFWAISIFYPSEKIDKKDWPRIIACACFGMVINMLMFFKGLSLSTPINSSVVITLSPVLLLILSALFLKERITLRKAIGICMGLAGALVLILFGLKIQPNAPNIPLGNLLFIINATSYSIYLIIVKPLVSKYSSITLMKLFFLFAIVINLPIGFTEFKAVDWFNLPFDAIWKLAFVVIGTTFLTYLFNIYALKQLSPSTIGAFIYLQPVLAVLFAVLLGADTLTPIRIVAAVLIFLGVYLSSRKPKRRKNLST; from the coding sequence ATGAATAGCCGAGTACTAGCCTTACTCGCGGCTACTGCTGCCAGTGCTATATATGGAGTAAACCATACCATAGCAAAAGACTTGATGCCTACTATAATTGAACCTTATGGATTTATCGTCTTGCGGGTGGGTGGTGCTGCTGTACTATTTTGGGCGATAAGTATCTTTTATCCTTCGGAAAAAATTGACAAGAAAGATTGGCCACGAATCATTGCCTGTGCTTGTTTTGGAATGGTTATAAATATGTTGATGTTTTTTAAAGGTCTAAGTTTATCCACGCCAATTAACAGTTCCGTTGTGATAACGCTCTCGCCAGTATTGTTGCTTATTCTTTCAGCCTTATTTTTAAAAGAACGTATTACCCTTCGAAAAGCGATAGGTATTTGTATGGGTTTAGCCGGAGCCTTGGTGTTGATTTTATTTGGGTTGAAAATTCAGCCGAACGCACCCAACATTCCATTGGGTAATTTGTTGTTTATTATTAATGCCACTTCGTATTCCATCTATTTAATTATTGTAAAACCGTTGGTTTCAAAATATAGCTCTATCACATTAATGAAGCTGTTTTTCTTATTTGCCATAGTAATAAACCTACCTATAGGATTTACTGAATTTAAAGCTGTAGATTGGTTTAATTTACCGTTTGATGCTATTTGGAAACTGGCTTTTGTAGTGATTGGGACTACGTTTTTAACGTATTTATTCAACATTTATGCTCTAAAGCAATTAAGCCCATCAACCATTGGTGCATTTATTTATCTACAGCCCGTATTAGCTGTTTTATTTGCTGTTTTGTTAGGTGCTGACACGCTTACCCCAATTAGAATAGTAGCAGCTGTATTGATTTTTTTAGGGGTATATCTTTCTTCTAGAAAACCGAAAAGAAGAAAAAATCTATCGACTTGA
- a CDS encoding DUF3298 and DUF4163 domain-containing protein — protein sequence MNNKFLLICICLFSLLSCKKEQPLSFSSESFTEKTLPDCNNGDCPEITINYFTVEGEEAVSKNINSKIERFILSSLKTMEEEPTANSMEKAATNFIKTYRRDKAEFPDMAGEYVVDITVRRNLENSEILSVEEKQYKFTGGAHGYGSTTFANFNPKTGELLQKKDLFNNIADFKSFAETAFRKQHTISESESINSTGFWFENEAFYLPENIGFTESDVIIVYNQYDIASYADGPIELKIPIEKAKEFLTFSLD from the coding sequence ATGAATAACAAATTTTTACTCATTTGCATCTGTCTATTTTCATTACTAAGTTGTAAAAAAGAACAACCCCTTTCTTTTTCTTCAGAAAGTTTCACTGAAAAAACCCTCCCCGACTGTAACAATGGAGACTGTCCTGAAATTACTATCAACTATTTTACGGTAGAAGGAGAAGAAGCTGTTTCAAAAAATATTAATTCTAAAATAGAGAGATTTATTCTTTCTTCCTTAAAAACCATGGAAGAAGAACCAACTGCCAATAGTATGGAAAAAGCGGCAACAAACTTCATTAAAACATACCGAAGGGATAAGGCAGAATTTCCAGATATGGCAGGCGAATATGTAGTTGATATTACGGTGCGTAGGAATCTTGAAAACTCTGAAATCCTTTCGGTTGAAGAAAAACAATATAAATTTACTGGCGGTGCCCATGGCTACGGGAGCACCACTTTTGCTAATTTTAACCCTAAAACTGGCGAGTTACTTCAGAAAAAAGATTTGTTTAATAATATAGCTGATTTTAAAAGTTTTGCTGAAACAGCGTTTAGAAAACAACATACTATTTCAGAAAGCGAATCGATAAACTCAACGGGTTTTTGGTTTGAAAATGAAGCATTTTACCTTCCTGAAAATATCGGGTTTACAGAAAGCGACGTGATTATAGTTTATAATCAATACGACATTGCTAGCTATGCCGATGGTCCTATTGAACTGAAAATACCAATAGAAAAAGCCAAAGAGTTTCTAACCTTTTCACTTGATTAA